From Candidatus Dadabacteria bacterium, a single genomic window includes:
- the rplR gene encoding 50S ribosomal protein L18, translating into MIKKKSRNLARKRRHLAVRKKINGTAEIPRVSVFRSARHIYAQLIDDTAEVTLLQASTMFSETKKRLSAENMKKTEVAKEVGKHLGEMAVQKGITRVRFDRGGYAYHGRIKSLADGIREAGVEF; encoded by the coding sequence ATGATAAAAAAGAAAAGCAGAAATCTGGCGCGTAAAAGAAGACACCTTGCTGTGAGGAAAAAGATAAACGGCACCGCGGAGATTCCCAGGGTTTCCGTTTTCCGCTCGGCAAGGCATATATACGCCCAACTAATAGATGATACCGCAGAAGTCACCCTTCTTCAGGCATCAACGATGTTTTCTGAGACGAAAAAGAGATTGTCTGCTGAGAACATGAAGAAAACCGAGGTTGCCAAAGAGGTCGGAAAGCATCTCGGGGAGATGGCTGTTCAGAAGGGCATAACCAGGGTGCGTTTCGACAGAGGGGGTTACGCTTACCACGGAAGGATAAAGTCGCTTGCCGACGGGATCCGCGAGGCGGGAGTGGAGTTTTAG
- the rpsE gene encoding 30S ribosomal protein S5, translating into MAEERINPAELELQEKVVHIRRVAKVTKGGKRFHFTVLAVVGNSDGIVGAGLGKSNEVPDAVRKAVEKAKKTLIRVPRNGATIPHGIHTEYVSSKVMLLPAAPGTGVIAGGAVRAVVELAGIHDVLSKVVGSRNPLNVVMAVVKGLSELQVPEEIAKTRNKEIKDLDLPNYYDAAQ; encoded by the coding sequence TTGGCAGAGGAGAGAATAAATCCGGCAGAACTTGAATTGCAAGAAAAAGTGGTTCACATAAGGAGGGTCGCTAAGGTGACCAAGGGTGGGAAAAGATTCCACTTTACTGTTCTTGCCGTGGTCGGAAACTCCGACGGAATTGTGGGAGCCGGACTGGGAAAATCGAATGAGGTTCCTGATGCCGTAAGAAAGGCGGTTGAAAAAGCAAAGAAAACTCTAATAAGGGTGCCGCGCAACGGCGCCACCATACCGCACGGAATTCACACGGAATATGTGTCAAGCAAGGTTATGCTCCTGCCTGCTGCCCCGGGTACGGGCGTTATAGCGGGTGGTGCAGTGCGAGCGGTGGTCGAACTTGCCGGCATACACGATGTTCTCTCGAAAGTTGTCGGATCAAGGAATCCGCTTAATGTTGTTATGGCGGTTGTAAAGGGACTCTCGGAACTGCAGGTTCCCGAAGAAATCGCGAAGACGAGGAACAAGGAGATAAAGGACCTCGATCTTCCCAATTACTATGATGCGGCGCAGTAG
- the rplO gene encoding 50S ribosomal protein L15, whose protein sequence is MLNELSPVKGSKTKRKRVGRGAGSQGKTSGRGHKGQGSRSGKGVSRWFEGGQTPLKMRSPKRGFTNIFKKQYDIVNLKDLERFADAESVTIQTLAEAGIVSGKKPVKLLATGEIASALSITVNACSEAAARKINDAGGKVEIV, encoded by the coding sequence ATGTTAAACGAACTTTCGCCGGTTAAGGGATCTAAAACAAAAAGAAAAAGGGTAGGAAGAGGTGCGGGTTCCCAAGGGAAAACCAGCGGAAGAGGGCACAAGGGCCAAGGATCCCGTTCGGGGAAAGGGGTATCCAGATGGTTTGAAGGCGGTCAGACTCCACTCAAAATGAGAAGCCCGAAAAGGGGCTTTACAAACATATTCAAAAAACAGTACGACATAGTTAACTTGAAGGATCTTGAGCGTTTTGCGGATGCGGAGTCGGTTACGATCCAGACGCTTGCCGAGGCGGGAATAGTAAGCGGCAAAAAACCCGTAAAACTCCTGGCTACCGGCGAGATTGCCTCGGCGCTCTCCATAACGGTTAATGCCTGCAGTGAGGCGGCCGCGCGCAAGATAAACGACGCGGGAGGAAAAGTGGAGATAGTATGA
- the secY gene encoding preprotein translocase subunit SecY, whose translation MSSNVASLPRIPELNRKLLFTAAMLIVYRAGVFVPIPGIDPDQIAKMFEQTRGTIFDILNMFSGGALEQASIFALGVMPYITASIIMSLLVKAFPSLEAMQKEGDAGRRRINQYTRYGTVLICLVQGFMLAVTLERGGVGAATVGSAVTDPGLMFKVTAVLTLTAGGLFVMWLGEQITENGIGNGVSLLIAASIIASIPGAFWNLSRLVGTGEITVLGVLLIFIFLGFLMGLIVYFERSYRKIPVQYPRRVVGRKVMGGQSSHLPLKTNPSGVIPPIFASSILIFPATIVTFADVPAIRTFSDLVFQNVFVYNLIFAILIIFFAFFYTSIIYDPDDLSDNLRKNGGNIPGIRPGRKTSEYIGNVLGKITFIGAIYVAAVCVLPAFLEREPFNLPFYFGGVSLLIVIGVTLDFMQQIESFLITHSYEGFIKKRGMKEPQRYRF comes from the coding sequence ATGAGCAGTAATGTCGCGTCACTTCCCAGGATTCCGGAGCTTAACAGGAAGCTGCTTTTTACAGCCGCAATGCTCATTGTTTACAGGGCAGGGGTTTTCGTTCCGATTCCGGGAATCGATCCGGACCAGATTGCCAAGATGTTCGAGCAGACCCGCGGCACGATATTCGACATACTTAACATGTTTTCCGGGGGAGCACTTGAGCAGGCGTCAATTTTTGCCCTGGGGGTTATGCCCTACATTACCGCCTCAATCATCATGTCGCTTCTGGTAAAGGCCTTCCCTTCACTTGAAGCAATGCAGAAAGAAGGTGACGCCGGAAGGAGAAGAATAAATCAGTACACAAGGTACGGCACCGTTCTTATATGTCTCGTTCAGGGCTTTATGCTTGCGGTTACCCTTGAGCGCGGCGGGGTAGGAGCGGCCACTGTCGGAAGTGCCGTTACGGACCCCGGTCTGATGTTCAAGGTTACGGCAGTTCTCACGCTCACCGCGGGCGGACTTTTTGTTATGTGGCTTGGAGAGCAGATAACAGAGAATGGAATCGGAAACGGGGTATCTCTTCTTATCGCCGCATCGATAATCGCCAGTATTCCCGGGGCGTTCTGGAACCTCTCAAGGCTCGTTGGCACGGGTGAGATTACCGTTTTGGGGGTTTTGCTTATTTTTATTTTCCTAGGGTTTCTTATGGGCCTTATAGTTTACTTTGAGCGTTCCTACCGGAAAATACCGGTTCAGTACCCCAGAAGGGTCGTAGGGAGGAAGGTAATGGGAGGGCAGAGTTCCCATCTGCCTCTTAAAACCAATCCTTCGGGGGTCATTCCTCCGATCTTCGCTTCTTCGATCCTTATTTTCCCCGCTACGATTGTTACGTTTGCCGATGTTCCGGCTATTCGCACCTTCTCTGACCTTGTGTTTCAAAACGTGTTCGTATACAACCTGATCTTTGCAATACTCATAATATTCTTTGCCTTCTTCTATACTTCAATAATTTACGACCCGGACGATCTCTCGGATAACCTGAGGAAAAACGGCGGAAACATACCGGGAATAAGGCCGGGCAGAAAGACATCGGAGTACATAGGCAATGTGCTCGGAAAAATTACTTTTATAGGGGCTATATACGTGGCGGCGGTCTGCGTGTTGCCGGCGTTTCTTGAGAGAGAACCTTTTAATCTGCCGTTTTACTTCGGAGGCGTGTCACTTCTTATCGTAATAGGAGTAACACTTGATTTCATGCAGCAGATCGAATCTTTTCTGATAACTCACAGTTATGAAGGATTTATAAAGAAGAGGGGAATGAAGGAACCCCAGAGGTACAGATTCTGA
- a CDS encoding adenylate kinase, with protein sequence MRLILFGPPGAGKGTQADFIREKYEVEHISTGDVLREAMKNETEVGLYAKSFMDKGELVPDEVVTEIIRQKISAIGERGFMLDGFPRTLEQARSLNGILTDAGIGIDAVISLEVPDEEVVQRITKRQKIEGRRDDTEDVIRNRLRVYKDQTSPLKDFYEKTGVLRAVEGIGQISDIAGRIDGVLKRLQ encoded by the coding sequence ATGAGATTGATACTGTTTGGGCCGCCAGGGGCTGGAAAGGGAACGCAGGCTGATTTCATCAGGGAAAAATACGAGGTTGAGCATATATCGACTGGTGATGTGCTGCGTGAAGCCATGAAAAACGAGACTGAAGTTGGGCTTTACGCTAAGTCGTTCATGGACAAGGGAGAGCTTGTACCTGATGAAGTCGTGACGGAAATAATAAGACAGAAAATATCTGCGATTGGCGAGAGAGGTTTTATGCTTGACGGTTTTCCTAGAACTCTGGAGCAGGCAAGATCTCTTAACGGTATTCTCACTGATGCCGGAATCGGCATTGACGCAGTTATTTCCCTCGAGGTTCCCGACGAAGAAGTTGTGCAGCGAATAACCAAACGCCAGAAAATAGAGGGCAGGCGGGACGACACAGAGGATGTGATAAGGAACAGACTTAGAGTTTACAAGGATCAGACATCTCCTCTTAAGGATTTTTACGAAAAAACCGGCGTTCTGCGTGCAGTTGAGGGAATAGGACAGATATCGGATATCGCCGGGAGAATAGACGGTGTGCTGAAGCGGTTGCAATAA
- the map gene encoding type I methionyl aminopeptidase: MIRLKNREELKRMRAAGRVVSEVLMRLEEEAKEGVTTWELNEIAERMCATGGFKPAFKGYANYPASVCFALNEEIVHGIPSKKKVLKDGDIVGIDFGVLLDGYYADSAITVAVGKIRPVAEKLLRVTRDSLYRGIDMVKSSNRVLDISKEIQTYVENEGFSIVRDFVGHGIGRELHEEPQVPNFIPPNGKGGGIRLRSGMVMAIEPMVNEGSEKTKILEDGWTAVTYDGKLSAHFEHTVALTDNGPEILTERIH; this comes from the coding sequence ATGATTCGCTTGAAGAACAGAGAAGAGCTTAAACGCATGAGGGCTGCTGGCAGGGTGGTTTCCGAAGTGCTTATGAGGCTTGAGGAAGAGGCAAAGGAAGGAGTGACCACCTGGGAGCTTAACGAGATTGCGGAAAGAATGTGCGCAACAGGAGGCTTTAAGCCTGCTTTTAAAGGTTACGCAAATTATCCAGCGTCGGTGTGCTTTGCCCTTAACGAAGAGATAGTGCACGGTATTCCCTCGAAGAAAAAGGTGCTTAAGGACGGGGACATAGTAGGAATAGATTTCGGAGTACTGCTGGACGGTTATTACGCCGACTCGGCAATAACGGTTGCGGTCGGTAAAATCCGTCCTGTTGCCGAAAAACTGCTTCGGGTTACTAGGGATTCCCTCTATAGGGGCATAGACATGGTGAAAAGTTCAAACAGAGTTCTGGATATATCAAAAGAGATACAGACCTATGTTGAAAATGAGGGTTTTTCTATAGTCAGAGATTTTGTTGGTCACGGAATAGGCAGGGAACTTCACGAGGAGCCGCAAGTGCCGAATTTTATTCCTCCGAATGGTAAAGGAGGAGGAATAAGACTTCGTTCTGGAATGGTTATGGCCATAGAACCTATGGTAAACGAGGGGTCGGAGAAAACGAAGATACTCGAAGACGGGTGGACGGCGGTTACTTATGATGGTAAACTTTCCGCTCATTTTGAGCATACTGTGGCCCTTACGGATAACGGCCCTGAAATTCTTACCGAAAGGATTCACTAG
- the infA gene encoding translation initiation factor IF-1 — translation MEKEEKIEFEGTITKALPNAMFMVEIENNHEVLAYVSGKMRTRFIRILPGDRVKLEISPYDLTKGRITYRLKK, via the coding sequence ATGGAGAAAGAAGAGAAAATAGAGTTTGAAGGAACTATAACCAAAGCTTTGCCCAATGCGATGTTCATGGTCGAGATAGAGAACAATCACGAGGTGCTGGCTTATGTGTCCGGTAAAATGAGAACCAGATTCATAAGGATACTTCCTGGAGACAGGGTAAAACTTGAGATATCTCCCTACGATCTTACGAAGGGAAGGATTACCTACAGGCTCAAAAAATAA
- the rpmJ gene encoding 50S ribosomal protein L36: MKVRASVKKICDKCKIIRRKGVVRVICVNKRCKQRQG, from the coding sequence GTGAAAGTTAGGGCATCGGTAAAAAAAATATGCGACAAGTGCAAGATAATCAGACGCAAGGGAGTTGTGCGCGTGATCTGCGTTAACAAAAGATGCAAGCAGAGACAAGGATAG
- the rpsM gene encoding 30S ribosomal protein S13: MPRIAGVDIPLNKRVEVGLTYIYGIGRATSNVILDKAGIDINKKSGDLDDQEVTKLRTIIEGEYTVEGDLRKEVQLNIKRLIEIGCYRGIRHRTGLPVRGQKTKSNARTRKGRRGTAIAKKKKAGK; encoded by the coding sequence ATGCCTAGAATAGCAGGTGTTGATATACCGCTTAACAAAAGAGTAGAGGTAGGTCTTACGTATATCTACGGTATAGGTAGGGCGACTTCAAACGTTATACTCGATAAGGCCGGTATAGATATAAACAAAAAATCAGGGGATCTTGACGATCAGGAAGTAACAAAACTGCGGACGATAATTGAAGGCGAGTACACCGTTGAGGGAGACCTGAGAAAGGAGGTCCAACTCAACATAAAGCGCCTAATAGAGATAGGTTGCTACAGGGGTATTAGACACAGGACGGGACTTCCGGTAAGGGGACAGAAAACCAAGTCGAACGCAAGAACGAGAAAGGGTCGCAGGGGTACAGCGATAGCGAAGAAGAAAAAAGCCGGTAAATAA
- the rpsK gene encoding 30S ribosomal protein S11 has product MSRKFTKKKTKKFVEHGVVNIQATFNNTIVTISDMNGNVIAWSSGGNRGFKGTRKGTPFAAQVAADDASKKAKTFGLKSANVYVSGPGPGREPAIRAVQAAGVKVMMIKDVTPIPHNGCRPPGRRRV; this is encoded by the coding sequence ATGAGCAGAAAATTCACAAAGAAGAAAACAAAGAAATTTGTCGAACATGGAGTGGTCAACATACAGGCTACTTTTAACAACACTATAGTCACAATCAGCGATATGAATGGAAACGTCATAGCTTGGTCAAGCGGTGGCAACAGGGGGTTTAAGGGCACTAGGAAGGGGACGCCGTTTGCGGCCCAGGTGGCGGCGGATGACGCATCGAAAAAGGCAAAGACCTTTGGGCTGAAGTCAGCTAATGTTTACGTGAGCGGTCCCGGTCCCGGAAGGGAGCCGGCGATAAGAGCCGTTCAGGCTGCTGGGGTGAAAGTGATGATGATAAAGGATGTCACCCCGATTCCCCATAATGGTTGCAGACCACCTGGAAGAAGAAGGGTGTAG
- the rpsD gene encoding 30S ribosomal protein S4, with translation MARYRGPSCKLCRREGEQLFLKGARCYTSKCAIQKRPNRGPGVHGAAIGRSKFSDYGIRLREKQKVKRIYGLTEKQFSRYFAEAARRSGVTGAMLILLLERRLDNVVYRLGFASSRNEARHLVWLGHVLVDGKRVNIPSFSVEQGNKIEIKAKTRSNPHVNQSLEGLERRGFPQWLELDRENYSGVVTKLPEREDVTVPIDEQLIVEFYSRV, from the coding sequence TTGGCCAGGTATAGAGGACCATCTTGCAAGCTTTGCAGAAGAGAGGGCGAACAGCTTTTTCTTAAGGGTGCTAGGTGTTATACGTCAAAATGTGCCATACAGAAAAGGCCTAACCGTGGACCTGGAGTTCACGGGGCCGCAATTGGCCGTTCGAAGTTCTCCGATTACGGAATAAGATTGAGGGAAAAACAAAAGGTTAAGCGTATTTACGGGTTGACCGAAAAACAGTTCAGCCGTTATTTTGCCGAGGCTGCGAGGAGAAGCGGAGTGACTGGCGCAATGCTCATACTGCTTCTTGAGAGAAGGCTTGACAATGTGGTCTACCGTCTCGGGTTTGCGAGTTCTCGCAACGAGGCCAGACACTTAGTCTGGCTTGGACATGTTCTCGTGGACGGCAAGAGAGTCAACATTCCCTCTTTCAGCGTTGAGCAGGGAAACAAAATAGAAATCAAGGCAAAAACCAGAAGTAACCCGCACGTTAATCAGTCTCTTGAAGGTCTTGAGAGAAGGGGTTTTCCCCAGTGGCTCGAGCTTGACAGGGAAAATTACAGCGGAGTTGTAACCAAGCTTCCCGAGAGAGAGGACGTGACGGTTCCCATAGATGAACAGTTGATCGTTGAGTTTTACTCAAGAGTTTAG